A region from the Drosophila ananassae strain 14024-0371.13 chromosome 2L, ASM1763931v2, whole genome shotgun sequence genome encodes:
- the LOC6499969 gene encoding transcription initiation factor TFIID subunit 1 isoform X2 yields the protein MDTGSDNSDDEGSIGNGGGDLGMDLTGILFGNIDSEGRLLDDEDGEGRGGSGFDTELRENIGSLSKLGLDSMLHEVIDRREAEPSSDEEDSDKPEAADSGGMSAFDALKAGVKNNEGEDGAVKAQDDAIDYSDITELSEDCPRTPPEQKETASSSYDDLEDAIPASKVETKLTKDDKELMPPPSAPVRSGTGSGTEETTKTTETSTTTSDSKAIDPKDADRKLDTPLADILPSKYQNVDVRELFPDFRPQKVLRFSRLFGPGKPTSLPQIWRHVRKRRRKRNQSRDQKPINNAGSDSPSDSEEPRKRGFSLHFGPEPTPAECMSDDEDKLLGDLNSEDLRQEGPENGENSDQKPKVADWRYGPAQIWYDMLEVSDSGEGFNYGFKTSQNKEDRRANSPELESPEQYIADDAFLMVSQLHWEDDVVWDGNDIKSKVMQKLNSKTNAAGWLPSSGSRTAGAFSQPGKTAIPVGGNSGNSNKGSAASKKAQQNAQAKPAEAPDDTWYSLFPVENEELIYHKWEDEVIWDAQQMTKVPKPKVLTLDPNDENIILGIPDDIDPSKINKNIGPPPKIKIPHPHVKKSKILLGKAGVINVLAEDTPPPPPKSPDRDPFNISNDTYYTPKTEPTLRLKVGGGNLIQHSTPVVELRAPFVPTHMGPMKLRSFHRPPLKKYSHGPLAMISHHAVMPLLKHIAKKAKQREVERIASGGGDVFFMRNPEDLSGKDGDIVLAEFCEEHPPLMNQVGMCSKIKNYYKRKAEKDSGPQDYVYGEVAFAHTSPFLGILHPGQCIQALENNMYRAPIYPHKMSHNDFLVIRTRTGYWIRAVNAIFTVGQECPIYEVPGPNSKRANNFTRDFLQVFIYRLFWKSRDNPRRIRMDDIKKAFPAHSESSIRKRLKQCADFKRTGMDSNWWVIKPEFRLPSEEEIRAMVSPEQCCAYFSMIAAEQRLKDAGYGEKFLFAPQEDDDEEAQLKLDDEVKVAPWNTTRAYIQAMRGKCLLQLSGPADPTGCGEGFSYVRVPNKPTQSKEEQESQPKRSVTGTDADLRRLPLQRAKELLRKFKVPEEEIKKLSRWEVIDVVRTLSTEKAKAGEEGMDKFSRGNRFSIAEHQERYKEECQRIFDLQNRVLASSEVLSTDEAESSASEESDLEELGKNLENMLSNKKTSTQLSLEREEQERQELLRQLDEEHGDGAGGGAAAKAKAKEEAAQQQPGAPSNQGRILRITRTFKGNDGKEYTRVETVRRQPVIDAYIKIRTTKDEQFIKQFATLDEQQKEEMKREKRRIQEQLRRIKRNQERERLAQLAQNQKLQPGGMPTSLGDPKSSGGHSHKERDSGYKEVSPSRKKFKLKPDLKLKCGACGQVGHMRTNKACPLYTGMQSSLSQSNPSLADDMDDQSEKEMAMDDDDLVNVDGTKVTVSSKVLKRHNDDKRRSGSSGLTLKVQRDAMGKKKRRVGADIHCDYLQRHNKTANRRRTDPVVVLSSILELILNELRSMPDVSPFLFPVSAKRVPDYYRVVTKPMDLQTMREYIRQRRYTSREMFLEDLKQIVDNSLIYNGSQSAYTVAAQRMFTSCFELLAEREDKLMRLEKAINPLLDDDDQVALSFIFDKLHTQIKQLTESWPFLKPVNKKQVKDYYTVIKRPMDLETIGKNIEAHRYHSRAEYLADIELILTNCEQYNGSDSRYTNFAKKILEFAQTQLVEFTEHCTQLEENIAKTQERARENAPEFDEAWGNDDYDFGRGSRASSPGDDYIDVEGNVGHAAPNTIHRGMGAETHTSQAARKPPPPGPGEVKRGRGRPRKQRDPVEEVKAQNPVKRGRGRPRKDSLASNMSQTQAYFLDEDLQCSTDDEDDDEEEDFQEVSEDENNAASILDQGERIHAPADTMDYIDPKNIKTEVDVEAQQIADESMDVDPNYDPSDFLAMHKPRENLGEPTNLQGAFSNFLQDDNSSYNAPEASTSAAAAAAAAGVGMSLPSQDDDSVAMQMPPEMPTTSLNNGMGIDDDLDISESDEEDDGTRIRIKKEVLDDAEFGMQQNQHHFQQIGAPIGQPSQIYDVDSPNEPPTLDYQHPPQLDYSQHSLGMEQLQQLQQVIPPPTEQQQPQQQTPQGDNDYAWTY from the exons ATGGACACGGGGTCGGACAACAGCGATGACGAGGGCTCTATTGGCAATGGGGGCGGTGATCTGGGCATGGATCTGACCGGCATTCTGTTCGGCAACATCGATTCCGAGGGCAGGCTTCTGGACGACGAAGATGGAGAGGGTCGTGGAGGCAGCGGCTTTGATACGGAGCTCCGGGAAAACATTGGCTCATTATCCAA ATTGGGTCTGGATTCCATGCTTCACGAGGTCATTGATCGCAGGGAGGCCGAGCCTTCATCCGACGAAGAGGATTCTGATAAACCCGAAGCCGCTGACAGTGGGGGAATGAGTGCTTTCGATGCCCTCAAGGCGGGTGTCAAAAACAATGAAGGCGAGGATGGGGCTGTAAAGGCCCAAGACGATGCCATTGACTACTCGGACATCACGGAGCTTTCAGAAGACTGCCCCCGTACACCACCCGAGCAAAAAGAAACCGCATCATCGTCGTACGATGATTTGGAGGATGCTATACCCGCATCTAAGGTGGAAACAAAACTAA CCAAGGATGACAAGGAGCTGATGCCTCCCCCAAGTGCCCCCGTTCGCTCGGGTACTGGCAGTGGAACAGAAGAAACCACAAAAACGACTGAAACATCCACTACCACAAGCGATAGCAAGGCCATCGATCCCAAAG atgcCGATCGCAAATTGGACACACCGCTGGCTGACATACTGCCCTCCAAGTACCAAAATGTGGATGTGCGGGAGCTGTTTCCGGACTTCAGACCCCAAAAAGTGTTGCGATTTTCACGCCTCTTTGGACCTGGAAAGCCAACAAGTCTTCCACAGATCTGGCGCCATGTGCGGAAAAGACGTCGCAAGCGAAATCAGTCTCGTGATCAAAAG CCCATTAACAACGCTGGTTCGGACTCTCCAAGCGATTCGGAAGAGCCGAGAAAACGCGGCTTTAGCCTTCACTTCGGCCCAGAGCCAACACCAGCCGAGTGCATGTCTGACGACGAGGACAAACTGCTGGGCGATCTTAATAGCGAGGATTTACGCCAGGAGGGCCCGGAAAATGGAGAGAACAGCGACCAAAAGCCAAAGGTGGCCGACTGGCGCTACGGACCGGCTCAGATCTGGTACGATATGTTGGAAGTAAGCGACTCCGGCGAGGGTTTCAACTACGGTTTTAAAACATCCCAAAACAAAGAAGACCGACGGGCGAATAGTCCAGAACTGGAATCCCCGGAGCAATACATAGCAGACGACGCTTTCTTGATGGTCTCGCAATTGCACTGGGAGGACGACGTCGTCTGGGATGGCAATGACATCAAGTCGAAAGTAATGCAAAAGCTAAACTCCAAGACAAATGCTGCAGGTTGGCTACCGTCCAGCGGGTCGCGAACAGCTGGCGCATTCAGTCAGCCGGGAAAAACGGCGATCCCAGTCGGAGGGAACAGTGGCAATTCCAACAAGGGATCTGCTGCCAGTAAAAAGGCACAACAAAA tgcCCAGGCTAAACCAGCGGAAGCTCCCGATGATACCTGGTACAGTTTGTTCCCGGTGGAGAATGAGGAGTTGATCTATCACAAGTGGGAGGACGAAGTGATTTGGGATGCACAGCAGATGACCAAAGTGCCAAAGCCCAAGGTTCTTACCCTTGATCCCAACGATGAGAATATCATCCTAGGTATTCCTGATGATATTGATCCTTCGAAGATCAACAAAAACATTGGTCCACCACCCAAGATCAAAATTCCACATCCTCATGTTAAAAAGTCAAAGATTCTGTTGGGCAAGGCTGGAGTGATAAACGTGCTAGCAGAAGACACTCCTCCGCCGCCACCAAAGAGTCCCGACCGCGATCCCTTTAATATTTCTAATGACAC GTACTacactcccaagacggaaccCACCCTGCGGCTTAAAGTGGGCGGCGGTAATCTCATCCAGCACTCAACACCAGTGGTGGAACTACGAGCTCCGTTCGTCCCCACGCATATGGGTCCGATGAAACTGCGCTCCTTCCACCGTCCGCCTTTGAAGAAGTACTCTCATGGTCCGCTCGCTATGATCTCCCACCACGCCGTCATGCCACTTCTGAAGCACATCGCCAAAAAAGCCAAACAACGTGAGGTGGAACGTATTGCTTCGGGAggcggagatgtcttctttaTGCGCAATCCAGAGGATTTGAGCGGAAAGGACGGCGACATCGTGCTGGCCGAGTTCTGCGAGGAGCATCCGCCATTGATGAACCAGGTGGGCATGTGCTCCAAAATCAAGAACTACTACAAGCGCAAGGCCGAGAAAGACAGTGGTCCACAAGATTATGTATACGGTGAGGTGGCCTTCGCCCACACCAGTCCCTTCTTGGGCATCCTGCACCCCGGACAGTGTATTCAGGCACTGGAGAACAACATGTACCGCGCACCCATCTATCCCCACAAGATGTCTCACAATGATTTCCTGGTGATACGTACACGGACCGGTTATTGGATCCGAGCTGTTAATGCTATCTTTACTGTAGGCCAGGAATGTCCCATCTATGAGGTTCCTGGTCCGAACTCCAAACGCGCCAACAATTTTACACGCGACTTCCTTCAG GTCTTTATTTATCGGCTGTTCTGGAAGAGTAGGGACAACCCGCGTCGCATCCGCATGGACGACATTAAAAAAGCCTTTCCCGCCCACTCCGAGAGCAGCATCCGAAAGCGCTTGAAACAGTGCGCCGACTTCAAGCGTACTGGCATGGATTCCAATTGGTGGGTGATCAAGCCGGAGTTCCGGCTTCCCTCCGAAGAGGAAATCCGTGCCATGGTCTCGCCAGAGCAATGCTGCGCTTACTTCAGCATGATTGCAGCCGAACAGCGTTTAAAG GACGCTGGATATGGAGAGAAGTTCTTATTTGCTCCCCAAGAAGATGACGATGAGGAAGCCCAACTCAAACTGGACGATGAAGTTAAAGTGGCACCTTGGAACACCACCCGTGCCTATATCCAGGCCATGCGTGGAAAATGCCTGCTTCAACTGAGTGGTCCAGCAGATCCTACAGGCTGTGGTGAAGGTTTCTCATACGTCAGGGTGCCCAACAAACCAACG CAAAGCAAGGAGGAGCAGGAGTCGCAGCCAAAACGCTCTGTAACGGGAACAGATGCGGATCTGCGGCGTCTTCCACTGCAAAGGGCGAAGGAGCTGCTGCGCAAATTCAAAGTGCCTGAGGAGGAAATCAAAAAGCTATCCCGTTGGGAAGTCATTGACGTGGTCCGAACTCTCTCTACCGAAAAAGCTAAGGCCGGTGAGGAGGGTATGGATAAGTTCTCTCGTGGCAATCGGTTCTCCATTGCCGAGCATCAGGAGCGCTACAAGGAGGAGTGCCAGCGTATCTTCGACTTGCAGAACCGGGTGCTAGCCAGTTCTGAGGTTCTTTCTACCGATGAGGCGGAGTCTTCCGCTTCAGAGGAATCCGATCTCGAGGAACTGGGAAAGAATCTTGAGAACATGCTGTCCAATAAGAAGACCTCTACGCAACTTTCTCTGGAACGCGAAGAGCAGGAACGCCAGGAGCTTTTGAGGCAGCTGGATGAGGAGCACGGAGATGGCGCTGGCGGAGGAGCGGCTGCCAAGGCTAAGGCTAAGGAGGAGGCGGCCCAACAGCAGCCGGGAGCCCCCAGTAACCAAGGCAGAATTTTGCGAATCACAAGAACCTTCAAGGGCAACGACGGCAAGGAGTACACGCGAGTAGAGACTGTACGCCGGCAGCCAGTGATCGATGCTTACATCAAGATCCGAACCACCAAGGACGAGCAGTTCATCAAACAGTTCGCCACGTTGGATGAGCAACAAAAGGAGGAGATGAAGCGAGAAAAGCGTCGCATTCAGGAGCAGTTGCGACGAATTAAGCGCAACCAGGAACGCGAACGCTTGGCGCAACTGGCTCAAAACCAGAAACTCCAACCCGGAGGTATGCCCACTTCTTTGGGCGATCCAAAGAGCTCGGGTGGACACTCGCATAAGGAGCGTGACAGTGGCTACAAGGAGGTTAGTCCCTCGCGCAAGAAGTTCAAGCTAAAACCAGATCTTAAGCTCAAATGTGGTGCATGCGGCCAGGTGGGTCACATGCGAACCAATAAGGCCTGTCCGCTGTACACGGGCATGCAGAGCAGCCTATCCCAATCGAATCCCTCGCTGGCCGACGACATGGACGATCAGAGCGAGAAGGAGATGGCCATGGACGATGATGATTTGGTGAATGTCGATGGCACCAAGGTGACGGTCAGCAGCAAGGTGCTGAAACGCCACAATGACGACAAGCGTCGCAGTGGCTCTTCGGGACTGACTTTGAAGGTTCAGCGGGACGCCATGGGCAAGAAGAAGCGGCGTGTGGGGGCTGATATCCATTGTGATTATCTTCAGCGTCACAACAAGACAGCAAACCGTCGCCGTACTGACCCCGTTGTCGTGCTCTCTTCTATTCTGGAGTTGATCCTCAACGAGCTGCGCTCGATGCCTGATGTGTCGCCTTTCCTGTTTCCCGTGAGTGCCAAGCGGGTTCCAGACTATTATCGGGTAGTCACGAAGCCTATGGACCTGCAGACCATGAGGGAGTACATCCGCCAAAGGCGCTACACCAGCCGCGAAATGTTTCTGGAAGATCTTAAGCAAATTGTGGACAACTCCCTCATCTATAATGGCTCGCAGAGTGCCTACACAGTTGCCGCTCAGCGGATGTTCACCAGCTGTTTCGAGCTTCTTGCAGAGCGCGAGGACAAACTGATGCGCCTTGAAAAGGCCATTAATCCGCTGCTCGACGACGACGACCAGGTGGCGCTCTCCTTCATCTTCGACAAGCTGCACACGCAAATCAAACAACTAACTGAGAGCTGGCCATTCCTCAAGCCAGTCAACAAGAAGCAGGTGAAGGACTACTATACTGTTATCAAGAGACCCATGGATCTAGAGACCATTGGGAAAAATATCGAGG CTCACCGATATCATAGTCGAGCGGAATATCTGGCCGATATAGAACTGATTCTCACCAACTGCGAGCAGTACAATGGCAGCGATTCTCGTTACACAAATTTCGCGAAAAAGATTTTAGAGTTTGCTCAGACTCAGCTGGTGGAG TTTACGGAACACTGCACTCAGCTGGAGGAAAATATAGCCAAGACCCAGGAGCGAGCCAGGGAAAATGCTCCAGAATTCGACGAAGCTTGGGGCAATGATGACTACGATTTTGGACGCGGCAGCAGGGCCAGTTCCCCAGGAGACGACTACATCGATGTGGAGGGCAATGTGGGCCATGCCGCACCCAATACCATTCATCGCGGCATGGGTGCGGAAACGCACACTTCCCAGGCAGCCCGGAAGCCGCCGCCACCAGGGCCGGGTGAGGTTAAGCGTGGCAGGGGAAGACCGCGCAAGCAACGCGACCCCGTTGAGGAGG TCAAAGCCCAGAATCCGGTTAAACGTGGTCGGGGGCGTCCGAGGAAGGACAGCCTTGCTTCAAACATGAGTCAGACGCAAGCTTACTTCCTGGATGAAG ACCTTCAATGTTCCACTGACGACGAGGACgatgacgaggaggaggacttCCAGGAAGTGTCCGAGGATGAGAACAATGCAGCCAGCATTTTGGATCAGGGCGAAAGGATTCATGCTCCCGCCGACACAATGGACTACATCGATCCGAAGAACATCAAAACAGAAGTCGACGTCGAGGCCCAGCAAATAGCAG ATGAGTCCATGGACGTGGATCCCAACTACGATCCATCCGACTTTCTGGCCATGCACAAGCCGCGTGAGAACCTTGGCGAGCCAACCAACTTGCAGGGTGCCTTCTCCAACTTCCTTCAGGATGACAATAGCTCGTACAATGCACCTGAGGCCAGTACCAGTGCTGCTgcggccgctgctgctgctggtgttggcATGAGCCTTCCTTCCCAAGATGATGACTCTGTTGCTATGCAGATGCCACCTGAAATGCCTACCACGAGTCTGAACAATGGCATGGGCATCGACGATGACCTGGACATATCTGAGAGTGACGAGGAGGACGATGGAACGCGGATCCGCATCAAGAAGGAGGTCCTCGACGATGCCGAGTTTGGAATGCAACAGAACCAGCACCATTTCCAGCAGATAGGCGCACCCATTGGCCAACCGTCCCAAATCTACGATGTGGATTCGCCCAACGAGCCGCCCACACTCGATTATCAGCACCCACCCCAGTTGGATTACTCGCAGCATTCTCTGGGAATggagcaactgcagcagctTCAACAAGTGATACCTCCGCCGacggagcagcagcagccacagcaACAAACTCCTCAGGGAGACAACGATTACGCCTGGACTTACTAG